Proteins from a genomic interval of Symmachiella macrocystis:
- a CDS encoding prenyltransferase/squalene oxidase repeat-containing protein, producing MKPLAGESGDSSHPASWPFRNLGDAPGWVCSLLVHAALLIILALITVTHQFRDRLPEILAVLGERERAPVAEKLETTFQPIEVAEADSSLESFDAQDLVSSLSLPLPLEETPQEPIRVSTKTDLISLESIPTVGSPEFSGRTGVGKAALIAREGGTPESEAAVALGLQWLANHQNRNGSWSFNHTTRQCRGQCSHPGSLNNCTTGATGLALLCFLGAGHSDQTGEYKRTVFRGLKYLLSQMKSSHRDTGNLMGRTARRGRRGGNEGMYAQGIATLALCEAYNLGHSKFLRKPTQDALNFIIRAQDTSGGGWRYNPGDPGDTSVVGWQVMALYSGRIAEMDVPQQTFDGAWAFLDSVQSDEGVGYGYRRPGATPTLSAVGLLSRMYLGKQHGWDPTNPVVKLGAKRLSVLGPSAKDMYYNYYATQFMYQVGGDTWISWNNELRDQLVAKQDKKGHAAGSWLPTCPHGSRPGGRLYMTAMSILTLEVYYRHLPIYARSGDVPIDGGDRPIDF from the coding sequence ATGAAGCCCCTCGCTGGTGAATCTGGCGACAGCAGTCACCCTGCGTCATGGCCCTTTCGCAACTTAGGTGATGCCCCGGGATGGGTCTGCAGCCTGTTAGTTCATGCCGCTCTGCTGATTATTCTTGCACTGATCACCGTCACGCATCAGTTTCGCGATCGCTTGCCGGAGATTCTAGCAGTCCTGGGCGAACGCGAACGAGCACCCGTGGCGGAAAAGTTAGAGACCACCTTTCAGCCCATCGAAGTGGCTGAAGCGGACAGCTCGCTGGAATCGTTTGATGCGCAGGATTTGGTGTCGAGCTTGTCGTTACCGCTGCCGCTGGAGGAAACACCGCAAGAGCCGATCCGGGTCTCGACGAAGACCGATTTGATTTCGTTGGAATCGATTCCAACGGTCGGGTCGCCGGAGTTTTCAGGGCGGACGGGTGTCGGAAAAGCGGCGCTCATTGCGCGGGAGGGCGGCACGCCGGAAAGTGAAGCCGCTGTCGCGTTGGGATTGCAATGGCTGGCCAACCATCAAAATCGCAACGGCAGTTGGAGTTTTAATCACACAACCCGGCAATGTCGTGGTCAATGTAGCCATCCTGGTTCACTCAACAACTGCACGACCGGCGCGACCGGTTTAGCCTTGTTATGCTTTTTGGGCGCTGGGCATTCGGACCAGACGGGGGAATACAAAAGAACCGTGTTTCGCGGGTTGAAATACCTCCTGTCGCAGATGAAATCCTCGCATCGTGACACGGGCAATCTGATGGGCCGCACCGCCCGACGCGGTCGGCGTGGAGGTAATGAAGGGATGTATGCGCAGGGCATCGCCACGTTGGCACTTTGCGAAGCGTATAATTTGGGCCACAGCAAATTTTTGCGAAAGCCCACACAAGATGCGCTCAACTTTATTATCCGGGCTCAAGATACCTCCGGCGGAGGCTGGCGGTACAATCCCGGCGACCCCGGCGATACGTCTGTTGTCGGCTGGCAAGTGATGGCACTCTATAGCGGCCGCATCGCGGAAATGGATGTGCCGCAACAAACGTTTGACGGCGCGTGGGCATTCTTGGACAGCGTGCAATCCGATGAAGGGGTCGGCTACGGTTATCGACGTCCTGGTGCCACACCCACGTTGTCGGCTGTCGGTTTGTTGTCGCGGATGTACCTGGGCAAACAGCACGGATGGGATCCCACCAATCCGGTCGTTAAACTGGGCGCAAAACGACTGTCCGTCTTGGGGCCTTCGGCCAAGGACATGTATTACAACTATTACGCCACGCAGTTTATGTACCAAGTCGGCGGCGACACCTGGATCAGTTGGAACAACGAGTTGCGGGACCAGTTGGTGGCTAAGCAAGATAAAAAGGGCCATGCCGCCGGGAGTTGGCTCCCGACCTGCCCGCACGGCAGCCGTCCGGGCGGACGCTTGTACATGACAGCGATGTCGATTTTGACGTTGGAAGTCTACTACCGGCATTTGCCGATTTATGCCCGCAGCGGCGACGTCCCGATAGATGGCGGGGATAGGCCGATCGACTTTTAA
- a CDS encoding AAA family ATPase, which translates to MVSSDMSTESLLASLFAEKGVAQPSASDAVAAATSPTDSEFIPEEPTTFEEADLHEAEVEALILKFLMNTASATGAEIAEQIKLPQKMIDPVLRRLKDEQQLVYKGMGSLNDYIHEITEIGAVRARRFSEKNTHFGSAPVSIKDYIAAIEAQSIDKDKPTVAKLQTAFAGLTLCDDLMRRVGRAIHSGRGLFLYGSPGNGKTSIAERITGAFGEHIWIPRVLNMYGEIVRLFDPSSHEELPANSNNGLENGIKVDRRWIKIRRPTIIVGGELTMDNLEMTKNRDSGISEAPVQLKSNCGTLLIDDFGRQRMSVAELLNRWIVPLEKRYDILSMASGRKVRVPFDQMIVFSTNLDPSDLVDEAFLRRIPYKIEAKDPTESQFRELFAEQAATWNIELPSGALEHLIEQHYKSPRRNMRFCHPRDILQQVRNLCEFEAQPRIANISALDAAVETYFGIMYGTEDWV; encoded by the coding sequence ATGGTGTCTTCCGATATGAGTACGGAATCGTTGTTGGCCTCTTTGTTTGCGGAAAAAGGGGTTGCTCAACCTTCCGCGTCAGATGCCGTTGCTGCCGCCACCTCCCCAACAGATTCAGAATTCATTCCCGAGGAACCGACTACGTTTGAAGAAGCGGATCTGCATGAGGCCGAAGTCGAAGCGCTCATTCTGAAATTTCTGATGAACACGGCTTCTGCGACCGGGGCGGAGATCGCAGAGCAGATCAAGCTGCCGCAAAAAATGATCGATCCTGTGCTGCGGCGTCTCAAGGATGAACAGCAGCTTGTCTACAAAGGAATGGGATCGCTGAATGATTACATTCACGAGATCACTGAAATTGGCGCTGTCCGCGCGCGGCGTTTCTCGGAGAAAAACACACACTTTGGATCTGCGCCGGTTTCGATCAAGGATTACATTGCGGCCATCGAAGCGCAATCCATCGATAAGGACAAACCGACGGTTGCCAAACTGCAGACGGCGTTTGCGGGATTAACGCTGTGCGACGATTTGATGCGGCGCGTCGGACGAGCAATCCATTCTGGACGAGGCCTGTTCCTTTACGGAAGTCCCGGAAACGGAAAGACCAGTATCGCCGAACGGATTACCGGCGCTTTCGGGGAACATATCTGGATTCCCCGCGTCCTGAACATGTACGGTGAAATTGTGCGGTTGTTCGATCCCAGTAGCCACGAGGAATTGCCAGCCAATTCCAACAACGGATTGGAAAACGGTATCAAAGTCGACAGGCGGTGGATCAAAATTCGCCGGCCGACGATCATCGTAGGTGGCGAATTGACAATGGACAATCTCGAGATGACCAAAAACCGCGACTCGGGAATCAGCGAAGCGCCGGTGCAACTCAAAAGCAATTGCGGCACATTGCTGATCGACGATTTCGGTCGGCAACGCATGAGCGTCGCGGAGCTGCTCAATCGTTGGATTGTTCCGTTGGAAAAACGATACGACATTTTAAGCATGGCCAGCGGCCGCAAGGTGCGCGTGCCTTTTGACCAGATGATTGTGTTTTCGACCAACCTAGATCCTTCGGATCTGGTCGACGAAGCCTTCTTGCGGCGCATTCCGTATAAAATCGAAGCCAAGGATCCCACCGAATCTCAGTTCCGCGAACTGTTCGCAGAGCAGGCAGCTACGTGGAACATTGAACTGCCCTCCGGTGCTCTTGAACATCTGATTGAGCAGCACTACAAGTCGCCGCGCCGCAACATGCGGTTTTGCCATCCCCGCGACATCCTGCAACAGGTGCGCAATCTGTGTGAGTTCGAAGCACAGCCGCGGATCGCCAACATTTCCGCTCTGGATGCTGCCGTGGAAACCTATTTTGGAATCATGTACGGAACCGAAGATTGGGTGTGA
- a CDS encoding pyridoxal-dependent decarboxylase — protein MFNRTIHRPATHIPQRGAHADIAQPAQAAAVVGAQLPQTQTPAAAAYQDVHETLHLTKDRNYDLSSFRHTWQEPEFTHLVQQLSQKTATTETAALERRCLQMLGDLFHTAGPAGASVSSPALAVQLAGLAMLWNWRRHHRTPGRPITRPNIIWGRTPSPAWAHFARIFEIEPRSVETSDERFMLDVESALARIDANTIGVVGVLGNDVTGNYDSLAELNAGLTRIHKTTGYEVPIHVDAAGGFVAPFLTPELPWDFRLPRVQSIHVSGGQYGMVQPAAEWVLWRDPATLPDGLSDTNHDDNATSAPERVMAQYYSFLRLGRDGYTRIMQDLQDVSRIVAQGLAATNRFEVLSDGQSLPLVCAKLRDGSRFSVLDISQELHERGWRVPASRVGSDQVEILRIVPGEGFDRNRAEMLVQDIRRVLKVLDIRPPRRSRQEIEESLLHDVSETLQDLRGIHTRIPLTSPARVS, from the coding sequence ATGTTCAATCGCACAATCCATCGGCCCGCCACACACATTCCGCAGCGGGGAGCCCACGCCGATATCGCCCAGCCGGCACAAGCCGCGGCGGTGGTCGGCGCACAGCTTCCACAAACGCAAACCCCCGCCGCTGCCGCTTATCAGGACGTGCATGAAACACTCCATCTGACCAAGGACCGGAACTACGACTTATCGTCGTTCCGCCATACTTGGCAGGAGCCGGAGTTTACGCATCTCGTACAACAACTCTCCCAAAAAACCGCAACAACGGAGACCGCCGCGCTGGAGCGTCGTTGTCTGCAAATGTTGGGTGATCTGTTCCATACCGCCGGGCCGGCGGGAGCCTCGGTGTCGAGCCCCGCGCTGGCTGTGCAATTGGCAGGGTTGGCGATGCTATGGAATTGGCGCCGCCATCACCGGACGCCGGGTCGACCGATTACTCGTCCAAATATCATTTGGGGTCGGACGCCCTCACCCGCATGGGCGCACTTCGCGCGCATCTTTGAAATCGAACCGCGCAGCGTAGAGACGTCCGACGAACGCTTCATGTTGGATGTTGAGAGCGCGTTGGCACGGATTGATGCGAATACGATTGGAGTCGTCGGTGTGCTGGGCAATGATGTGACCGGCAATTACGACTCCCTGGCGGAACTCAACGCCGGGCTGACCCGCATTCACAAGACAACTGGCTACGAGGTGCCGATTCACGTTGATGCAGCAGGCGGCTTTGTGGCGCCGTTTCTGACACCCGAATTGCCATGGGACTTCCGTTTGCCACGCGTACAATCCATTCACGTTTCGGGAGGACAGTATGGGATGGTCCAACCCGCGGCTGAGTGGGTCTTGTGGCGCGACCCGGCGACATTGCCCGATGGATTGAGCGACACAAATCACGATGACAACGCGACCTCCGCACCCGAACGGGTGATGGCCCAGTATTACAGTTTTCTCAGACTCGGACGGGACGGGTATACGCGGATCATGCAGGATCTGCAGGACGTTTCGCGAATCGTTGCGCAAGGATTGGCGGCGACGAATCGATTTGAAGTATTGAGCGACGGGCAATCATTGCCGCTGGTGTGCGCCAAGTTGCGGGATGGCTCCCGGTTTTCGGTACTTGACATCTCACAGGAATTGCACGAACGGGGCTGGCGGGTGCCTGCTTCGCGCGTCGGCAGTGATCAAGTCGAGATCCTCCGTATCGTGCCGGGTGAGGGATTCGATCGCAACCGCGCGGAGATGCTGGTTCAGGATATCCGTAGAGTCCTGAAAGTCCTCGACATTCGTCCTCCGCGACGATCCCGGCAAGAAATCGAGGAATCGTTGTTGCACGATGTCTCCGAAACGCTGCAGGATCTGCGCGGCATCCATACACGGATTCCGCTGACCTCGCCTGCCCGCGTCAGCTGA
- a CDS encoding DUF423 domain-containing protein, which translates to MCCSKSWTWVGAVIAGLAVVMGAFGAHGVDGYFAKKYADQTKEIAGGQIPAAQKYLRDFNTAADYQMYHGLALLAVGLLSTMQPKRSLQIAGWSFVGGVFLFSGSLYVLTLTGNTKLGMITPFGGLLFLVGWVALAIGACPCGTTKVELNA; encoded by the coding sequence ATGTGTTGCTCTAAAAGTTGGACATGGGTTGGGGCTGTGATAGCCGGTTTGGCGGTCGTAATGGGGGCGTTTGGCGCGCATGGTGTGGATGGGTATTTCGCTAAAAAATACGCGGACCAAACCAAAGAAATCGCCGGGGGACAGATCCCCGCTGCACAGAAATATCTGCGCGATTTTAACACGGCGGCGGATTACCAGATGTATCACGGGTTAGCCTTGCTGGCAGTGGGATTACTGTCGACGATGCAGCCGAAGCGGTCCCTGCAGATCGCTGGTTGGTCGTTTGTGGGGGGCGTGTTTTTGTTCTCGGGGTCGCTGTACGTGCTCACGCTCACCGGCAATACGAAGTTGGGGATGATTACACCTTTTGGTGGTTTGCTGTTCCTCGTGGGTTGGGTAGCATTAGCGATTGGGGCATGTCCCTGTGGGACGACCAAGGTTGAATTGAATGCGTGA
- a CDS encoding DJ-1/PfpI family protein, with translation MAKQILMLVGDFVEDYEVMVPFQALWMVGLEVHAVCPQKKAGDSVRTAVHDFEGDQTYSEKPGHNFTLNADFDAVDPTAYDGLVVPGGRSPEYLRLDGKVLEMVRHFAETGKPIASICHGPQLLATAGILKGRSCAAYPACRPEVEAAGGKFAEIPVDGVHVDGNLVTAPAWPAHPHWLAAFLEVLGVTIEHG, from the coding sequence ATGGCGAAACAAATTTTAATGCTCGTCGGCGATTTCGTTGAGGACTACGAGGTGATGGTGCCGTTTCAGGCGCTCTGGATGGTCGGGTTGGAAGTGCATGCGGTTTGCCCGCAGAAAAAGGCGGGGGATTCGGTGCGGACCGCCGTGCATGATTTCGAAGGGGACCAGACGTACAGCGAAAAACCGGGGCATAACTTTACACTCAACGCCGATTTCGATGCGGTCGATCCAACAGCCTACGACGGATTAGTCGTGCCAGGAGGAAGGTCGCCGGAGTATTTACGGCTGGATGGCAAAGTCCTTGAGATGGTGCGGCACTTTGCCGAAACCGGTAAGCCGATTGCATCGATTTGCCACGGCCCACAATTGTTGGCGACTGCCGGGATTCTCAAAGGCCGCAGCTGCGCCGCTTATCCCGCTTGCCGACCGGAGGTCGAAGCGGCCGGCGGTAAGTTTGCGGAAATCCCGGTCGACGGTGTACACGTTGACGGCAACCTGGTCACGGCACCGGCATGGCCCGCGCATCCCCACTGGTTGGCGGCGTTTTTGGAGGTATTGGGCGTTACGATTGAACATGGATAA
- a CDS encoding sensor domain-containing diguanylate cyclase/phosphohydrolase, translated as MTNVTEVPAPSNSNSQQYLTDSSQVLLGLLTLSDNCVAHPRTTDDDTGDVIARPALTSLLSALHYRDVATVEHARRVAMLSLGMASQIGWEDRELKILEVAALLHDIGKIGVPDSILFKPSSLSPEEAELMSLHYYIANDVLQAYHVDPEVLEIVSQCHEHYDRVGYDSQRVGSDVHMGARILAVADAYDSLATEQVYRKAKPHDEIMQILMLGAGTQFDGNIICSLSRWVEDGRVPTGMHLNSKGLLPSEVSDREFRGDSENAGALCHIFAYLHLLENLYDGFYLMNSDQRFVVWNRRAEDLLGHRPHHMLNNVWSNKTLGYCNDKGKPLADKKCPLFQALAERKPVTTTLPVRHRSGELVEVEVQTVPLIDSDGVLKGVAEIFRNTSRQGGKTKQYRELKEAASRDSLTQTANRGEMERQLEQTLAEATNSQTAETFCVIFIDADHFKSINDDFGHTVGDDVLVEFAKLLQNETYSGELVARYGGEEFVVICPATDLDQGYKRAERLRIAVSKLKIADLKGRKLTASLGIAVNEPGDTVTDLLSRADKALYEAKGAGRNTTRAYANKELDIKCQVENAQKEAKEAEAFMYKGTFHAVIASDMLVYKLAGFVDDYQSKIMEVTPERVVMRLGNRGVIPGWGNHDGRRPVTIEVVIGKEEVPEPGKARARAKRVEILVTISPVGWIRKKDVFQHRAAGVFKDLKSYFIADMDLTP; from the coding sequence ATGACAAATGTCACTGAAGTACCGGCCCCCTCCAACTCGAACAGCCAACAGTATCTCACCGACTCCTCGCAAGTCTTGTTGGGTTTGTTGACGTTGTCCGACAATTGCGTAGCGCATCCCCGCACGACTGATGACGATACCGGCGACGTGATTGCGCGGCCGGCGTTGACCAGCTTGCTTTCGGCGCTCCATTATCGCGACGTGGCGACTGTCGAACATGCGCGGCGGGTGGCGATGTTGTCATTGGGTATGGCATCGCAAATTGGCTGGGAAGACCGGGAACTGAAGATCCTGGAAGTGGCCGCTCTGCTGCATGACATCGGCAAAATCGGCGTTCCGGACAGCATCCTGTTTAAGCCAAGCTCCTTGAGTCCCGAAGAAGCGGAACTCATGTCGCTGCATTATTACATTGCCAACGACGTGCTGCAGGCCTACCACGTTGATCCTGAAGTCCTAGAAATCGTCAGCCAATGCCACGAACACTACGACCGTGTTGGTTATGATTCCCAACGTGTGGGCAGTGACGTCCACATGGGCGCACGGATTTTAGCGGTGGCCGACGCCTACGATTCCTTGGCGACCGAACAGGTGTACCGCAAAGCCAAGCCGCACGATGAGATCATGCAGATCTTGATGCTCGGCGCAGGAACACAATTCGACGGAAATATCATTTGTTCGTTGTCGCGCTGGGTGGAAGATGGCCGGGTGCCGACGGGAATGCATCTGAACAGCAAGGGTTTGCTGCCCTCTGAAGTCTCGGACCGTGAATTTCGCGGCGACTCCGAAAATGCTGGCGCGCTGTGCCATATTTTTGCTTATCTGCACTTATTGGAGAATCTGTACGACGGATTCTATTTAATGAATTCCGATCAACGTTTCGTCGTTTGGAACCGCCGCGCCGAAGATCTGCTGGGGCATCGCCCACACCATATGTTGAACAACGTCTGGTCGAACAAGACCTTGGGCTACTGCAACGACAAAGGCAAACCGCTTGCCGACAAGAAATGTCCGCTCTTCCAAGCATTGGCCGAACGAAAGCCGGTCACAACCACGCTGCCAGTGCGGCATCGCAGTGGCGAACTGGTTGAAGTCGAAGTCCAGACCGTACCGTTGATCGACAGCGATGGTGTCCTGAAGGGCGTCGCGGAGATCTTCCGCAATACCTCCCGGCAAGGGGGCAAAACCAAGCAGTATCGCGAACTCAAAGAAGCAGCCAGTCGCGACTCGCTGACGCAAACGGCTAATCGCGGCGAGATGGAACGGCAACTCGAACAGACATTGGCCGAGGCGACAAATAGCCAGACAGCCGAGACGTTCTGCGTCATTTTTATTGATGCCGATCACTTCAAGAGCATCAACGATGATTTCGGCCATACGGTCGGAGACGACGTGTTAGTGGAATTCGCCAAACTCTTACAGAATGAAACCTATTCCGGCGAATTGGTGGCGCGCTACGGCGGCGAGGAATTTGTTGTCATTTGTCCCGCAACGGACCTCGACCAAGGTTACAAGCGGGCCGAGCGACTCCGCATCGCCGTGAGTAAACTCAAGATCGCCGATCTGAAAGGTCGCAAACTGACCGCATCGTTGGGTATTGCGGTGAACGAACCAGGCGATACCGTCACCGATCTTCTCAGCCGCGCGGACAAGGCGCTGTACGAAGCCAAAGGGGCCGGCCGCAATACGACGCGGGCGTACGCAAACAAAGAGTTGGACATCAAGTGTCAAGTCGAGAACGCCCAAAAAGAGGCCAAAGAGGCGGAGGCATTTATGTACAAAGGTACTTTCCATGCAGTGATCGCGTCGGACATGCTGGTCTATAAACTGGCGGGCTTTGTCGACGATTATCAATCGAAAATTATGGAAGTCACACCCGAACGCGTTGTCATGCGTCTCGGCAATCGCGGCGTCATTCCAGGATGGGGGAACCATGACGGCCGACGACCGGTGACGATCGAAGTCGTCATCGGCAAGGAAGAAGTCCCCGAGCCCGGCAAAGCACGAGCACGGGCCAAACGGGTGGAGATCCTGGTCACAATCAGTCCCGTGGGCTGGATCCGCAAAAAGGACGTCTTCCAACACCGCGCTGCCGGCGTATTTAAGGATTTGAAGAGCTACTTCATCGCCGATATGGATTTGACGCCGTAG
- a CDS encoding M81 family metallopeptidase: MRVGILGIQHESNTFLPVPTTEEHFCNGALLSGDAIREEYADSHHELGGFFAALDESDIQAVPLFFAWALPSGTITSAAVEFLCRQLKEAVDAAGELDGLLVAPHGAAVSEPFADFDGHWLSQLRVHVSADVPIIGTLDLHANLSQQMADACDALIAYRTNPHLDQRQRGQQAGELMIRTLRGEIRPVQAAALPAVSINIERQLTSDSPCREMYAFADELLTREGVIANSLLLGFPYADVAEMGSAFLVITDGDRALAQRTVDELGDYLIQHRDDFLPQMVEIDEAVPRALAATAPACLLDMGDNVGGGSPGDSTFLLHALCEAGVEEAFVCIYDPESVQLADAAGPGSTVELNIGGKTDDRHGAPYQTTATVVSLHEGKFREDQPRHGGRTHYDMGRTAVVRTAVGPTVMLTTRRMVPFSLAQLTSCAIQPAEYKILVAKGVHAPTAAYAPVCPTLLRVNTLGVTTADMQRLDFKNRRHPLFPFER; encoded by the coding sequence ATGCGGGTTGGGATATTGGGGATTCAGCATGAGTCGAATACATTTTTGCCGGTCCCCACCACGGAGGAGCATTTTTGCAACGGTGCCTTGCTGAGCGGTGATGCCATCCGCGAGGAGTATGCCGATTCGCACCATGAACTAGGCGGGTTCTTCGCGGCGCTCGATGAGAGTGACATCCAAGCGGTGCCGCTCTTCTTTGCTTGGGCATTACCCAGTGGAACAATCACCAGCGCGGCGGTGGAGTTTTTGTGCAGACAACTCAAGGAGGCCGTAGATGCCGCTGGAGAATTGGACGGTCTGCTTGTTGCGCCACACGGAGCGGCGGTCAGCGAGCCGTTTGCCGATTTCGATGGGCATTGGTTGTCGCAATTGCGTGTACACGTCAGCGCCGATGTGCCGATTATTGGAACATTGGACCTGCACGCCAATCTATCGCAACAGATGGCCGACGCTTGTGATGCCTTGATAGCCTACCGGACGAATCCTCATCTCGATCAACGTCAGCGGGGACAGCAAGCGGGGGAATTGATGATTCGTACATTGCGCGGCGAGATTCGCCCCGTGCAAGCGGCCGCGCTGCCAGCGGTATCGATCAACATCGAACGACAATTGACATCCGACTCTCCCTGCCGGGAGATGTACGCTTTCGCGGATGAATTGTTAACACGCGAGGGTGTGATTGCAAATAGCCTCCTCTTAGGATTTCCCTACGCCGATGTTGCGGAGATGGGATCGGCGTTTCTTGTCATTACCGATGGCGACCGGGCGTTGGCGCAACGGACCGTTGATGAATTGGGCGACTATCTCATCCAGCATCGCGACGATTTTTTGCCGCAAATGGTGGAAATCGACGAAGCCGTGCCCCGCGCACTCGCCGCGACTGCGCCGGCCTGCCTATTGGACATGGGAGACAATGTCGGGGGCGGTTCGCCGGGCGATAGCACGTTTTTATTACACGCGCTTTGTGAGGCGGGTGTGGAGGAGGCGTTTGTTTGCATTTACGACCCCGAGTCAGTGCAGCTCGCCGACGCAGCCGGACCGGGAAGCACGGTGGAATTGAACATCGGTGGCAAAACGGATGATCGCCACGGCGCCCCCTACCAAACGACCGCTACGGTCGTCAGCCTGCATGAAGGCAAATTTCGCGAGGACCAACCGCGACATGGAGGACGGACACATTACGATATGGGCCGGACCGCTGTCGTACGAACCGCAGTGGGTCCAACAGTGATGTTAACCACACGGCGGATGGTGCCGTTTAGTTTGGCGCAATTAACAAGTTGCGCTATTCAACCGGCAGAGTACAAGATTCTGGTGGCAAAAGGAGTCCACGCACCGACAGCCGCCTATGCTCCGGTTTGCCCGACGTTGTTGCGCGTGAACACACTGGGGGTAACGACGGCCGACATGCAGCGGCTCGATTTCAAAAACCGCCGCCACCCACTGTTTCCCTTCGAGCGATAA
- a CDS encoding RraA family protein: MSDTRTDFTITCDALRILQKALTMAVEDPATITLPQMREQLYSAVVSDALDGLGYSNQSPRVPLPPITVDTTLVGRAKTTLWADMAHEDPQPYELELQAVDSCQPHDVFVAAAGGSWRSGVWGELLSTAASNSGCVGAIIDGAVRDVVKMRAMQFPVFARGTCVYDSMHRQRVIDIDVPVQIDRVTICPGDLIFADEDGVVVVPQAVEQEAIQAAWNKVHAENITRDAIKNGMKAVDAYAKYGVL; the protein is encoded by the coding sequence ATGTCAGATACTCGAACCGACTTCACAATCACGTGCGACGCATTACGAATTCTACAGAAGGCACTGACCATGGCCGTTGAAGATCCGGCAACAATCACACTCCCGCAGATGCGGGAACAACTTTACAGCGCGGTCGTTAGCGACGCATTGGATGGACTGGGATATTCCAATCAATCGCCGCGCGTTCCCTTGCCTCCCATCACGGTCGACACCACGCTCGTTGGCCGCGCCAAAACGACGTTGTGGGCGGATATGGCACATGAAGATCCGCAGCCGTACGAATTGGAATTGCAGGCGGTCGACAGTTGCCAACCGCACGACGTCTTCGTCGCAGCCGCCGGTGGGTCGTGGCGGTCCGGGGTGTGGGGCGAATTGTTATCGACCGCGGCAAGCAACAGCGGATGCGTGGGAGCAATCATCGACGGTGCCGTCCGCGATGTTGTAAAAATGCGAGCGATGCAATTCCCCGTGTTTGCCCGCGGAACTTGCGTCTACGACAGCATGCACCGTCAACGTGTGATCGACATCGACGTGCCGGTACAAATCGACCGCGTGACGATCTGCCCCGGCGATTTAATCTTCGCCGACGAAGACGGCGTAGTCGTCGTACCCCAAGCCGTGGAACAGGAAGCCATCCAGGCAGCATGGAATAAAGTGCATGCCGAAAACATCACACGCGACGCGATCAAAAACGGTATGAAAGCGGTCGATGCTTATGCCAAGTATGGCGTGCTTTGA
- a CDS encoding C-terminal binding protein: protein MSKFKVLLTDRPWSDWEIERKILTASDAEIIEAPDGDEATLVDLAQDCDAIGTCWSQVTEAVIKAAPRCRAIARFGIGLDNIAVDTATQLKIPVTYVPDYCVSEVADHTLALILACARNVAFFHARTKSGEYDLGAASIMRRLSECVLGLVGLGRIGSEVAARARSFGMQTLAYTPSGNPRNSGCEMVGFDELLDRSDFLSLHCPLTPQSRGMFGLPQFQRMQPSAYLVNTSRGGVIVTDDLWYALKNNEIAGAALDVFDPEPPDLSQPLYLDPRVIVTPHAAFVSQQSLAELRIRVARQIADMLHARQPEHLVNPQIWPNPN, encoded by the coding sequence ATGTCGAAATTTAAAGTCTTGTTAACTGACCGGCCTTGGTCGGATTGGGAAATTGAACGAAAAATTCTCACTGCCTCCGATGCCGAAATCATCGAAGCCCCGGACGGAGATGAAGCTACGCTGGTCGATTTGGCCCAGGATTGTGACGCCATTGGTACCTGTTGGTCGCAGGTCACCGAAGCTGTGATCAAAGCGGCACCACGTTGCCGGGCAATTGCGCGATTCGGAATCGGCTTGGACAACATTGCTGTCGACACGGCGACGCAATTAAAAATTCCAGTCACCTATGTGCCCGACTACTGCGTCAGCGAGGTCGCCGACCATACGCTGGCGTTGATATTGGCCTGTGCCCGGAACGTGGCCTTTTTTCACGCGCGGACCAAGTCGGGGGAATACGACCTGGGGGCCGCCTCGATCATGCGACGTCTCAGTGAATGCGTGCTCGGTTTGGTCGGTTTGGGCCGCATCGGAAGCGAAGTCGCAGCACGGGCCCGTTCCTTCGGGATGCAGACGCTCGCATATACCCCTTCGGGCAATCCGCGCAACAGTGGTTGCGAGATGGTTGGTTTTGACGAATTGTTGGATCGTAGTGATTTTCTATCATTGCATTGCCCATTGACTCCACAGTCGCGGGGAATGTTCGGGCTGCCGCAATTCCAGCGGATGCAGCCATCCGCCTATTTGGTCAATACCTCGCGAGGTGGGGTGATCGTTACGGATGATTTGTGGTACGCATTAAAGAACAATGAAATCGCCGGCGCAGCACTGGATGTTTTCGACCCCGAACCTCCTGATTTGTCACAACCGTTGTATCTAGACCCACGGGTGATCGTCACACCGCATGCGGCGTTCGTCTCGCAGCAATCTTTGGCGGAATTACGCATCCGCGTCGCGCGTCAAATCGCCGACATGTTGCATGCCCGCCAACCGGAACATCTGGTCAATCCGCAGATTTGGCCGAATCCCAACTGA